Proteins encoded in a region of the Methylosinus trichosporium OB3b genome:
- the rnd gene encoding ribonuclease D, which translates to MSLLTSTEDLAAACARLSRHPFVTVDTEFLRETTFWPKVCVIQLASPEEAFAVDTLAEGLDLSPFFELMADASVVKVFHAARQDLEIIWRLARLIPTPLFDTQVAAMVCGFGDQASYVELVKAIAKESLDKSSRFTDWSKRPLSVAQIDYAIADVTHLRQIYTHLRQRLERSNRLDWLVDEMRTLTSPETYEQSPENAWERLRHRVRKPRDLAVLMELAAWREAEAQSRDVPRARVLKDDMLVEIALAAPRSQEALGELRAFPRGLERSRSGADIVAAVERGLARDPAALPRIERERRSGNGATVELLKVLLRQVAEETGVATKMIATVEDLEAIAGDDAADVPALSGWRRAIFGEKALQLKAGRLALAVERGKVVTLDWLEQDEPTR; encoded by the coding sequence ATGAGCCTCTTGACCTCGACCGAAGATCTCGCAGCGGCCTGCGCCCGCCTCTCCCGCCATCCTTTCGTGACCGTCGACACGGAGTTTTTGCGCGAGACGACCTTCTGGCCGAAGGTCTGCGTCATTCAGCTCGCTTCGCCGGAGGAGGCCTTCGCCGTCGACACGCTCGCCGAAGGCCTCGACCTCTCGCCTTTCTTCGAGCTGATGGCCGACGCGAGCGTCGTCAAAGTGTTCCACGCCGCGCGCCAGGACCTCGAGATTATCTGGCGCCTCGCCCGGCTCATCCCGACTCCCTTGTTCGACACCCAGGTCGCAGCCATGGTCTGCGGCTTCGGCGATCAGGCCTCCTATGTCGAGCTGGTCAAGGCTATCGCCAAGGAGAGCCTCGACAAATCCTCCCGCTTCACCGATTGGTCGAAGCGGCCGCTGTCCGTGGCGCAGATCGATTACGCGATCGCCGACGTCACGCATCTGCGGCAGATCTACACGCATCTGCGCCAGCGGCTCGAGCGCTCCAACCGGCTCGACTGGCTCGTCGACGAGATGCGCACGCTGACCTCGCCCGAGACCTATGAGCAGAGCCCGGAGAACGCCTGGGAGCGGCTGCGCCACCGCGTGCGCAAGCCGCGCGATCTCGCCGTGCTGATGGAGCTCGCCGCCTGGCGCGAGGCCGAGGCGCAGAGCCGCGACGTGCCGCGCGCGCGCGTGCTGAAGGACGACATGCTGGTCGAGATCGCGTTGGCCGCGCCGCGCAGCCAGGAGGCGCTCGGCGAGCTGCGCGCCTTCCCGCGCGGGCTCGAGCGCTCGCGCTCGGGCGCCGACATCGTCGCTGCGGTCGAGCGCGGCCTCGCCCGCGATCCCGCCGCTCTGCCGCGCATCGAGCGCGAGCGGCGCAGCGGCAACGGCGCGACGGTCGAGCTGCTCAAGGTGCTGCTCCGACAGGTGGCGGAGGAAACCGGCGTCGCCACCAAAATGATCGCCACGGTCGAGGACCTCGAGGCCATCGCCGGCGACGACGCGGCGGATGTGCCGGCCCTCTCCGGCTGGCGGCGCGCCATTTTCGGCGAAAAGGCGCTGCAGCTGAAAGCCGGACGGCTCGCCCTCGCGGTCGAGCGGGGAAAAGTCGTCACGCTCGACTGGCTGGAGCAGGACGAGCCGACCCGCTAG
- the zigA gene encoding zinc metallochaperone GTPase ZigA, whose protein sequence is MNETADHRLPVTVLSGFLGAGKTTLLNHVLNNREGRRVAVIVNDMSEVNIDADLVRDGGAELSRTDEKLVEMTNGCICCTLRDDLLAEVRRLGEEGRFDYLLIESTGIAEPLPVASTFSFRDDDGASLSDLARLDTMVTVVDAVSLLQDYGSNDFLRDRGETAGEEDDRTLVDLLVEQIEFADVIVINKASAVSPERLALVRKVVRSLNADARIVETDFGRAPMDAILDTGLFDEEKAERHPLWHKALYSPKEHVPETDQYGIESFVYRARRPFHPEKFNAFINATWPGLIRAKGHFWLATRPNWVGEFSLAGAIAHVAAMGYWWVAVPRRHWPDHPEWKRLFDRHWDAVWGDRRQEMVFIGVGMDEAAIRRALDDCLVGKDKTKSFDPAAYRKLPDPFPAWERTNAA, encoded by the coding sequence ATGAACGAGACTGCGGATCATCGCCTCCCCGTCACCGTGCTGTCCGGCTTCCTCGGCGCCGGCAAGACCACTCTGCTCAATCATGTGCTCAACAATCGCGAGGGGCGTCGCGTCGCCGTGATCGTCAACGACATGAGCGAGGTGAATATCGACGCCGATCTCGTCCGCGACGGCGGCGCCGAGCTGTCGCGCACCGACGAGAAGCTGGTGGAGATGACCAATGGCTGCATCTGCTGCACGCTGCGCGACGATCTGCTCGCCGAGGTGCGCCGTCTCGGCGAGGAAGGTCGTTTCGACTATCTGTTGATCGAGAGCACCGGCATCGCCGAGCCGCTGCCGGTGGCGAGCACCTTCTCCTTTCGCGACGACGATGGCGCGAGCCTCTCGGACCTCGCCCGGCTCGATACGATGGTGACGGTGGTCGACGCCGTCAGCCTGCTGCAGGATTACGGCTCCAACGACTTTCTGCGCGACCGCGGCGAGACCGCCGGCGAGGAGGACGATCGCACCCTCGTCGATCTCCTGGTGGAGCAGATCGAATTCGCCGATGTGATCGTCATCAACAAGGCCTCGGCCGTTTCGCCGGAGCGGCTCGCGCTGGTGCGCAAGGTGGTCAGATCGCTCAACGCCGACGCACGCATCGTCGAGACCGACTTCGGCCGGGCGCCGATGGACGCTATTCTCGACACCGGCCTCTTCGACGAGGAGAAAGCCGAGCGCCATCCGCTCTGGCATAAGGCGCTCTACAGCCCGAAGGAGCATGTCCCCGAGACCGACCAATATGGAATCGAGAGCTTCGTCTATCGGGCGCGGCGACCGTTCCACCCGGAGAAATTCAACGCCTTCATCAATGCGACCTGGCCGGGGCTCATTCGCGCCAAAGGGCATTTCTGGCTCGCCACCCGGCCGAACTGGGTCGGCGAATTCTCGCTCGCCGGCGCGATCGCCCATGTCGCCGCCATGGGCTATTGGTGGGTCGCCGTGCCGAGGCGGCATTGGCCCGACCACCCCGAGTGGAAGCGTCTGTTCGATCGCCATTGGGACGCGGTCTGGGGCGATCGGCGTCAGGAGATGGTGTTCATCGGCGTCGGCATGGACGAGGCGGCGATCCGTCGGGCGCTGGATGATTGTCTCGTCGGCAAGGACAAGACCAAGAGCTTCGATCCTGCCGCCTATCGCAAGCTTCCCGATCCCTTCCCGGCCTGGGAGCGGACCAATGCTGCGTGA
- a CDS encoding tetratricopeptide repeat protein, translating to MARFSFDLPTLRPLRLALAATALVAFGATADARSHHKAQHKVQHRSTHLADLWTGCRSGDPDKRIAACTEIIELGAQETKHNHVVAHVNRGGAYHAKGDYDLAIADYDMALQMDRRAAAAALSARAAAKRAKGDVAGAIGDYDTLIEAQPKSTEAYIGRADARQSAGDLDRAIADYDKALQLDKKSAMALANRGRAYKAKGDLDHALADFDAAVKLEPKSARALLDRAAFYQAKGDLDHALADYDAAIARDGKQAVSYNNRGLALHAKGDYDKALADFSKAIELDPKYARAYLNRANALRGKHELEPAKADLEQALRLDPNLAAAKKALDDVTKLLANRAVAPSPH from the coding sequence ATGGCGCGTTTTTCGTTCGACCTCCCAACCCTCCGGCCGCTTCGGCTCGCGCTCGCCGCGACCGCGCTCGTCGCCTTCGGCGCCACGGCCGACGCCAGGAGCCATCATAAGGCGCAACACAAGGTCCAGCACCGGAGCACGCATCTCGCCGATCTGTGGACCGGTTGCCGATCCGGCGATCCCGACAAGCGCATCGCCGCCTGCACGGAGATCATCGAGCTCGGCGCCCAGGAAACCAAGCACAATCACGTCGTCGCTCATGTCAATCGCGGCGGCGCCTATCACGCCAAGGGCGACTACGACCTCGCCATCGCCGATTACGACATGGCGCTGCAGATGGACCGGCGCGCGGCGGCGGCCGCGCTTTCCGCCCGCGCCGCCGCCAAGCGCGCCAAGGGCGACGTCGCCGGCGCCATCGGCGACTATGACACGCTGATCGAGGCCCAGCCGAAATCGACGGAGGCCTATATCGGCCGCGCCGACGCGCGCCAGAGCGCGGGCGATCTCGACCGCGCCATCGCCGACTATGACAAGGCGCTGCAGCTCGACAAGAAATCGGCGATGGCGCTCGCCAATCGTGGCCGCGCCTATAAGGCGAAGGGCGATCTCGATCATGCGCTCGCAGATTTCGACGCCGCCGTGAAGCTGGAGCCGAAATCGGCCCGCGCTCTGCTCGACCGCGCGGCCTTCTATCAGGCGAAGGGCGATCTCGACCATGCGCTCGCCGACTATGACGCCGCGATCGCGCGCGACGGCAAGCAGGCTGTCTCCTACAATAATCGCGGCCTCGCGCTGCACGCCAAGGGCGATTACGACAAGGCGCTCGCCGATTTCAGCAAGGCGATCGAGCTCGATCCGAAATATGCGCGCGCCTACCTCAACCGCGCCAATGCGCTTCGCGGCAAGCACGAGCTGGAGCCGGCCAAGGCCGATCTCGAGCAGGCGCTCCGCCTCGATCCCAATCTCGCCGCGGCGAAGAAGGCCCTCGACGATGTGACGAAGCTGCTCGCAAATCGCGCTGTCGCGCCGTCCCCGCACTGA
- a CDS encoding ATP-binding protein, producing the protein MTLALPAPLDAPRRLWRGVAGWLHERMPKGLYARSLLIVILPIVLLQSAVAYFFMERHWQAVTSRLSAAVARDVAALVDLYDALPEPGRQGTLQRIAGMDLNVELHFLPVEPLPPPTGKPFFSLLDHTLSRELSRRLTHPFWIDTVGRSHFVEIRVALPDTNLRILASRTYAYASNSEIFFIWTVIASLVIIAIAASFLRNQIRPILRLARAAEEFGKGREVAFSPRGAREVRQAGAAFLEMKRRVERAMEQRKTMLSGVSHDLRTIITRFKLSLALIGDSPESAEMRKDVAEMEGMVEGYLAFARGDAGESTESVDVSALLEEICAESQRLGLEAKTRFSGRPQAAVRPAAFRRCLANLVGNAQRYAKRLELSGSNDGARLVIHIDDDGPGIPDDKREDAFRPFYRLDESRNQDESHSGLGLAIARDIAYAHGGNVKLSDSPLGGLRATVSLPV; encoded by the coding sequence ATGACTTTAGCCCTTCCCGCTCCACTCGACGCGCCCCGCCGCCTGTGGCGCGGCGTCGCCGGCTGGCTGCACGAGCGCATGCCCAAGGGCCTCTACGCCCGCTCGCTGCTGATCGTGATTCTCCCGATCGTGCTGCTGCAATCGGCGGTCGCCTATTTCTTCATGGAGCGCCATTGGCAGGCGGTGACCTCGCGGCTTTCCGCCGCCGTGGCGCGCGACGTCGCGGCGCTGGTCGATCTCTATGACGCGCTGCCGGAGCCGGGGCGGCAGGGAACGCTACAGCGCATCGCCGGCATGGACCTCAATGTCGAGCTGCATTTCCTTCCCGTGGAGCCGCTGCCGCCGCCGACCGGGAAGCCGTTCTTCTCGCTGCTCGACCACACGCTCTCGCGCGAATTGTCGCGGCGCCTCACGCACCCCTTCTGGATCGACACGGTGGGGCGCTCGCATTTCGTCGAGATCCGCGTCGCTTTGCCGGACACGAATCTGCGGATTCTCGCCAGCCGCACTTACGCCTACGCCTCCAATTCCGAGATTTTCTTCATCTGGACGGTGATCGCCTCGCTCGTCATCATCGCCATCGCCGCCTCCTTCCTGCGCAATCAGATCCGCCCGATCCTGCGGCTCGCGCGCGCGGCGGAGGAGTTCGGCAAGGGCCGCGAGGTCGCCTTCAGCCCACGCGGGGCGCGCGAGGTGCGGCAGGCGGGCGCCGCTTTTCTCGAGATGAAGCGCCGCGTCGAGCGCGCCATGGAGCAGCGCAAGACCATGCTGAGCGGCGTGTCGCATGATCTGCGCACCATCATCACCCGCTTCAAGCTGTCTCTGGCGTTGATCGGCGATTCGCCCGAGTCGGCGGAGATGAGGAAGGATGTGGCCGAGATGGAGGGGATGGTCGAAGGCTATCTCGCCTTCGCGCGCGGCGACGCCGGCGAGTCGACCGAGTCCGTGGACGTCTCCGCCCTGCTCGAGGAGATCTGCGCCGAGTCGCAGCGGCTCGGGCTCGAGGCGAAGACGCGCTTCTCGGGCCGACCGCAGGCTGCGGTACGGCCGGCGGCCTTCCGCCGCTGCCTCGCCAATCTCGTCGGCAACGCCCAGCGCTATGCGAAGCGCCTGGAGCTCTCGGGCTCGAACGACGGCGCCCGTCTCGTCATTCATATCGACGACGATGGTCCCGGCATACCCGATGATAAGCGCGAGGACGCCTTCCGCCCATTCTATCGGCTCGACGAGTCGCGCAATCAGGACGAGAGCCATTCCGGCCTCGGCCTCGCCATCGCCCGCGACATCGCCTATGCGCATGGCGGCAATGTGAAGCTCTCCGACTCCCCACTCGGCGGCCTGCGCGCGACGGTCAGCCTGCCGGTGTGA
- a CDS encoding alpha/beta hydrolase, producing the protein MTEIVEGPALAALTCGKPAFLVVLLHGEGESGQAFIDQALNWAPTLPKAEFLAAEAPGGRWFDAAEEGGLEKGLAALDRFLDAALEKRRLPPSHLALVGFSQGATLALRAGLARPGPLKAVVAFSGGQYGAPAPQASGAPPILLIHGDADEIAPLAAMREAKAAITAGGGRVWSMTRKGLGHALDDDGVIAAGDFLTEHVVQKKGGDDHDDHDHDDHDH; encoded by the coding sequence ATGACCGAAATCGTCGAAGGGCCGGCGCTGGCCGCCCTGACCTGCGGCAAGCCCGCCTTTCTCGTGGTGCTGCTGCATGGGGAAGGGGAGAGCGGACAAGCATTCATCGATCAGGCGCTGAATTGGGCGCCGACCCTGCCCAAAGCCGAGTTTCTCGCCGCCGAGGCGCCTGGCGGGCGCTGGTTCGACGCGGCGGAAGAGGGCGGCCTCGAGAAGGGCCTCGCGGCGCTCGACCGTTTCCTCGACGCGGCGTTGGAGAAGCGCCGGCTGCCGCCCTCGCATCTGGCGCTGGTCGGCTTCTCGCAAGGCGCGACGCTGGCGTTGCGCGCCGGGCTCGCGCGGCCGGGGCCGCTCAAGGCGGTGGTCGCGTTCTCGGGCGGCCAGTATGGCGCGCCGGCGCCGCAAGCTTCTGGCGCGCCGCCGATTCTGCTGATCCACGGGGACGCCGACGAAATCGCGCCGCTCGCCGCCATGCGCGAGGCCAAGGCGGCGATCACGGCCGGCGGCGGACGCGTCTGGTCGATGACGCGCAAGGGCCTCGGCCATGCGCTCGACGACGACGGGGTGATCGCCGCCGGCGATTTTCTCACCGAGCATGTCGTCCAGAAGAAGGGCGGGGACGATCACGACGATCATGATCACGATGATCACGATCATTGA
- a CDS encoding DUF1826 domain-containing protein: MLREPTDGGDFGGAPSRSPLHGRSLLLIPRSLERSMAAQLDVAILPASMRLRLTGDMNALPRAVADAAASFRLEPSLADWLSADILELARLYRETTRAARLVVRIETIIDDACRLFHTDNVRFRLATTYRGPGTQWLDTADLSLLAEGATPTPDSIRRMDRGWIAVMRGGKAATPDVPALPHRSPPIAGSGATRLFVAIDEALAG; the protein is encoded by the coding sequence ATGCTGCGTGAGCCGACGGACGGGGGCGACTTCGGCGGCGCCCCCTCGCGCAGCCCGCTGCACGGACGCTCGCTGCTGCTCATTCCCCGCTCGCTGGAGCGCTCGATGGCCGCGCAACTGGATGTAGCGATTTTGCCCGCATCGATGCGCCTGCGCCTCACCGGAGACATGAACGCTCTGCCGCGCGCTGTCGCGGATGCAGCGGCGAGCTTTCGCCTCGAGCCGTCGCTCGCGGACTGGCTCAGCGCCGATATTCTCGAGCTGGCGCGGCTCTATCGAGAGACGACGCGGGCGGCGCGTCTCGTCGTGCGGATCGAGACCATCATCGACGACGCCTGCCGGCTGTTCCACACCGATAATGTGCGGTTTCGTCTGGCGACCACCTATCGCGGCCCAGGCACGCAATGGCTGGACACGGCGGACCTTTCTCTGCTCGCGGAGGGCGCGACGCCGACGCCGGACTCGATCCGCCGCATGGATCGCGGCTGGATCGCCGTCATGCGCGGCGGCAAAGCGGCGACGCCCGACGTCCCCGCTCTGCCGCACCGCTCGCCGCCCATCGCCGGAAGCGGCGCAACCCGGCTGTTCGTGGCGATCGACGAGGCTCTCGCGGGCTGA